The Calditrichota bacterium genome includes the window GCAGCCAGCAATGTTCAAAAAGGTGGTTATATATTTTCAGGAATGGATGACGCAAAAGTGGCCTTAATAGCATCCGGTTCTGAAGTTGAAATAGCAATGGATGCCCAAAAAATTCTCAACAAAAAAGGCATTGCATCACGTGTGATTTCTATGCCGAGCTGTGAACTTTTTGATCAGCAAAACGAGACATACAAGCAAGCAGTATTACCAAAAGAGATGGCGGCAAGAGTAGCAATCGAAGCAGGTTCAGATCAGTCCTGGTACAAATACGTTGGGTCTGAAGGAAAAATTATTTCGATTGACGGCTATGGCACTTCTGCTCCTTACGATGAAATTTATAAACAATTTGGACTGACAGCAGAAAATGTTGCTGAGCATGCAATTAGCTTAATAAAATAGTATTCTTATGAGTGTGTGTTAACAGAACTAACGGATTTTATATGCCAAGAAAAAATAGAAAAATCGCCCCCTCCATTTTATCTGCAGATTTTGCCAAACTTGGAGAACAGGTAAAACTTGTAGAGGATGGAGGCGCCGGTGTAATTCATGTTGATGTAATGGATGGCCATTTTGTCCCAAACATCACAATCGGCCCTTTTATTGTAAAAGCATTAAGGCCTGTTACACAACTTCCTTTAGATGTTCATCTGATGATTGAAAATCCTGGTGACTATATTGATGCATTTGCCAAAGCCGGTGCAGATTATTTAACGGTTCATGAAGAAGCGTGTACTCATTTACACAGGGTTATTCAATCCATAAAAGAAAAAGGTGTAAAAGCAGGCATTGCGTTAAATCCACACACGCCTGTTTCCTCAATTGAAGAAATTGTAGAAGATATCGATCTTATTCTAATTATGTCGGTGAATCCGGGATTTGGCGGTCAGAAATTTATTTCGAATGCATTAAACAAACTTCGGCAAACTCAACAGCTTTTAAATGACCGCGGTTTAAACCACATTGAAGTTGAGGTAGATGGCGGTGTAAAAATTGATAACATAAAGGAAATCTCTGACGCCGGTGCTGAAATTATCGTTTCCGGTTCCGGGATTTATAATACTGAAAACCCGGCAGCAACAATTCAGGAAATGCTAAAAATTGTTAATGACTAAGATGTATTATATCTCGGCTATTCGCTCATATCAGAGTTGATCATTTCATCGCTTGCAATTAAATATTTTTATTTCCATATTTTCACATCCGCCAGGATGGCTCACCTAAAACTCTCCGCTTTAAAAGGAATTTCCAATCGTAAACATCTCGAAAGGAAATTGTTATGTTCAAAACTTTTAAGCTTTTTATAGCAACCTGGATATTAATCTCATCAGTTTTATCAGCGCAAGACCGTACTATTTTAGTACCAAGACAAGTTCCAGGCGCCCCTTTTTCATACAATGATCAAAATGAAAATTTTGGTAAAGCTTATCGCTGGTTTCATGAAGGCGTAATTGACAGTGCCGTTGATAACTTGAAAAACGTAATTGCAAATTCCGGTTATTCGATCGACCCAAAGGCATATTATGTTGTGCTTGCTCATTTTAGTGATTCGTTCGCGCCAATCGGAATTATTCACGGCGAGCAAACAGATTTTTTTAACACCCGCTTATATGGCCTGGAAGAAGAAAATCTTTATTATGTTTTTATTTCGCAAACGGAGAACGCCCCTTCGTTTCTATCAGTTATGGCTACTGCCAAAAATTCTCCATTTATGGAAAACTTACCCGGTTTTTTGGGACTTGTCGGGTTATTAGGTCAACCCGTTGCTTTGCAGAGTAATGAAAATACTGTCTGGGTGGACGTGCGCCGTTTTTCACTACCAAAGGTTTATCAGGATTTTAGCGACCTTTCTTTTCTGGTAAAAAAACAGCTTTCAGATGAAAGCCCATTGGCAACAATTGTATTTGATAATACTGCCAAAGAAAGATGGAGCTATGGATTTGCAATGGCCCTAACCAGCGTTCGAGATGTGGATTTGGTTGTCGGCAGTGATGGAACCATAATTGTGCGCCCAAAACCGGAGGCTGACCTTGCGGGATTTGCAGTAATTAACTATCATTTTCAGGCGATCGATACTAAAGCAAAATCATTTGGAAATTCGTTTCATTTGCTTGGTGGTTTTAGGCTGGCAGAGATATTTGAGCCAATTATTGGGGTTGGAGGTGGTGTGTCACTTGGAATAATCGATTTACATGCTTTTGTTGGTTATAGCTTTGAGTTTACAAATAGTTTAAAAAAGGGATTTGAGATAGGTGATACGGTAACTTCAGATACAAGCCCATTTAAAAGTAAGGTTCGTGGAAAGCCGCGTTTTGGAATTGAGATAAAACTAAACTAAAAAAACCCTCCCGTTTGGGAGGGTTTTAGTATTATTAACCACCTGCAACTTCAGATTCAGGTTTTGGCATTTCTTTTATGACAACATCGCCAGCCCGATCCAGTGGTAAATCACCAAGCTTATCATAATGGCGCATATCTACCCACCTATGCCCTTCCATAAAAAG containing:
- a CDS encoding ribulose-phosphate 3-epimerase; protein product: MPRKNRKIAPSILSADFAKLGEQVKLVEDGGAGVIHVDVMDGHFVPNITIGPFIVKALRPVTQLPLDVHLMIENPGDYIDAFAKAGADYLTVHEEACTHLHRVIQSIKEKGVKAGIALNPHTPVSSIEEIVEDIDLILIMSVNPGFGGQKFISNALNKLRQTQQLLNDRGLNHIEVEVDGGVKIDNIKEISDAGAEIIVSGSGIYNTENPAATIQEMLKIVND